The following proteins are encoded in a genomic region of Pseudodesulfovibrio mercurii:
- a CDS encoding HPr family phosphocarrier protein, with protein sequence MTDESTKTDETPGYLSRKVVVSSENGLHARPAGRLAQEAQTFDSEISLVVDGQSVDAKSILDILTLAAGPGNLVELRAEGADAAAALDRLEALFLNKFEGA encoded by the coding sequence ATGACGGATGAAAGCACCAAGACCGACGAGACACCGGGGTACCTATCCAGGAAGGTGGTCGTCTCCTCGGAGAACGGGCTGCACGCCCGGCCCGCGGGTCGGCTGGCCCAGGAGGCCCAGACCTTCGACTCGGAGATATCCCTGGTCGTGGACGGCCAGTCCGTGGACGCCAAGTCCATCCTGGACATCCTGACCCTGGCCGCCGGTCCGGGCAATTTGGTGGAACTGCGCGCCGAGGGCGCTGACGCCGCGGCCGCGCTGGATCGGCTGGAAGCGCTGTTCCTGAACAAATTCGAAGGGGCATAA
- a CDS encoding KH domain-containing protein has product MLKEMIEYIAKSLVDNPDEVQVSEVEGEQTSVIELKVAKEDLGKVIGKQGRTARAMRTLLGAASTKARKRSVLEILE; this is encoded by the coding sequence ATGTTGAAAGAGATGATTGAGTACATTGCCAAGTCCCTGGTGGACAACCCGGACGAAGTGCAAGTTTCCGAAGTCGAAGGCGAGCAGACCTCGGTTATCGAGCTGAAGGTGGCCAAGGAAGACCTCGGCAAGGTCATCGGCAAGCAGGGTCGCACGGCCAGGGCCATGCGCACGCTGCTTGGAGCCGCCTCCACCAAGGCGCGGAAACGCTCCGTGCTGGAGATTCTCGAGTAG
- the rimM gene encoding ribosome maturation factor RimM (Essential for efficient processing of 16S rRNA) yields MKKEPGFIPVGGVVKAHGIRGEFGIKSYADSPALFDRTPLFLSDGKGRPRPIEVTSWREHKGLVLMTSPQVTDRDQAEALRGRELLVREADLPEPDEGEHYLYQMIGCRVVLTDGTEVGELVGFYETGEQDTWVIENGEGTEILLPAVPEFVLDVDLDTETIVVEPPEGLLDLYLHPEPPKPKKRRPPRPKKPTA; encoded by the coding sequence ATGAAGAAAGAGCCCGGTTTCATCCCCGTGGGCGGGGTGGTCAAGGCGCACGGCATTCGCGGGGAGTTCGGCATAAAAAGTTATGCGGACTCCCCGGCCCTTTTCGACCGTACGCCGCTGTTCCTGTCCGACGGCAAGGGGCGTCCCCGGCCCATCGAGGTGACCTCCTGGCGCGAGCACAAGGGGCTGGTCCTGATGACTTCGCCCCAGGTGACCGACCGCGATCAGGCCGAGGCCCTGCGCGGCCGGGAGCTGCTGGTGCGCGAGGCCGACCTGCCCGAACCGGACGAGGGCGAGCACTACCTCTACCAGATGATCGGCTGTCGGGTGGTCCTGACCGACGGCACCGAGGTGGGCGAGCTGGTCGGGTTCTACGAGACCGGCGAGCAGGACACCTGGGTCATCGAGAACGGCGAGGGCACCGAGATCCTCCTGCCCGCCGTGCCCGAGTTCGTCCTGGACGTGGACCTGGACACCGAGACCATCGTCGTCGAGCCGCCCGAGGGGCTGCTCGACCTCTACCTGCACCCCGAGCCGCCCAAACCGAAGAAGCGCCGCCCGCCGCGCCCGAAGAAGCCGACCGCATGA
- the smpB gene encoding SsrA-binding protein SmpB, whose amino-acid sequence MAKKKNKTLSPDTIAVNKQARRLYEILETFEAGISLVGSEVKSLRGGQVSFKDGYVSFRQGSAFLVGVHIAPYEKTGTYDQHDPERARRLLLHKHEISVLQAKTEQKGLTVVPMKMYFSRGKVKVQLGLGRGKNVHSKKQDLKDRDIARDTQRQLASY is encoded by the coding sequence ATGGCCAAGAAAAAAAACAAGACCCTTTCGCCCGACACCATCGCGGTCAACAAGCAGGCCCGCCGCCTCTACGAGATCCTCGAGACCTTCGAGGCGGGCATCTCCCTGGTGGGCTCCGAGGTCAAGTCCCTGCGCGGGGGCCAGGTCTCGTTCAAGGACGGCTACGTCTCCTTCCGCCAGGGCTCGGCCTTCCTGGTGGGCGTGCACATCGCGCCCTACGAGAAGACCGGAACCTACGACCAGCACGACCCGGAACGCGCCCGGCGGCTGCTCCTGCACAAGCACGAGATCAGCGTGCTCCAGGCCAAGACCGAACAGAAGGGCCTGACCGTGGTGCCCATGAAGATGTACTTCAGCCGGGGCAAGGTGAAGGTCCAGCTCGGCCTGGGACGCGGCAAGAACGTCCACTCCAAGAAGCAGGACCTGAAGGACCGCGACATCGCGCGCGACACCCAGCGGCAGCTGGCGTCCTACTAG
- a CDS encoding PTS system mannose/fructose/sorbose family transporter subunit IID, with amino-acid sequence MAAHGISRLQADTKTVAFLRSFLRCYLTGAGFNTRGMQNIGLMYAMLPGLGAIHKDPKDFRAALKRYARHYQSHPFWTPCMVGILLNVETTISAGHFPPRMLAKVRDTTSYTLSAIGDSVFAGSLLIFWALLTICLLLTGFPYLAFALGLVMFVGLQVFRAYTFIGGVKQGFRFLERLRHWDLINWGTKVKYANAALLLWLWTLIWPRPYDWWEFAVGLAALLLFARYVRTGLLSRVLAVAVFVGLIELFPWIETAAKNAFGL; translated from the coding sequence ATGGCGGCTCACGGCATCTCCCGACTCCAGGCCGACACCAAGACGGTGGCCTTCCTGCGCAGCTTCCTGCGCTGCTACCTGACCGGCGCGGGCTTCAACACGCGCGGCATGCAGAACATCGGGCTGATGTACGCCATGCTGCCGGGGCTCGGGGCCATCCACAAGGACCCCAAGGACTTCCGCGCGGCCCTCAAGCGGTACGCCCGCCACTACCAGTCGCACCCCTTCTGGACCCCGTGCATGGTCGGCATCCTGCTCAACGTGGAGACGACCATCAGCGCGGGCCACTTCCCGCCGCGCATGCTGGCCAAGGTCCGGGACACCACCAGCTACACCCTGTCGGCCATCGGCGACTCGGTCTTCGCGGGCAGCCTGCTCATCTTCTGGGCCCTGCTGACCATCTGCCTGCTCCTGACCGGCTTCCCGTACCTGGCCTTCGCCCTGGGGCTGGTCATGTTCGTCGGGCTCCAGGTCTTCCGGGCCTACACCTTCATCGGCGGGGTCAAGCAGGGGTTCCGCTTCCTGGAGCGGCTCCGGCACTGGGACCTGATCAACTGGGGGACCAAGGTCAAGTACGCCAACGCGGCCCTGCTCCTGTGGCTGTGGACGCTCATCTGGCCGCGCCCCTATGACTGGTGGGAGTTCGCGGTCGGCCTGGCCGCGCTCCTGCTCTTTGCCCGCTACGTGCGCACCGGCCTGCTCTCCAGGGTGCTGGCCGTGGCCGTGTTCGTGGGCCTGATTGAACTTTTCCCGTGGATCGAGACCGCGGCCAAAAACGCTTTTGGCTTGTGA
- a CDS encoding YraN family protein gives MGFFTKLLSGPDQGRGTERTRTAGDLGEDAAARYLEARGFRVLARNWRFHQWELDLICRDRDTVVFVEVKTRRAGSMGAPGEALTRKKQARLIKAASHYLTEHDLWDEPCRFDLASVTDTGRVLTVELEENVFQLDGQRA, from the coding sequence ATGGGATTCTTCACGAAACTGCTGTCCGGGCCGGACCAAGGCCGGGGGACAGAGCGGACCAGGACCGCCGGGGACCTCGGCGAGGACGCGGCCGCGCGCTACCTCGAAGCCAGGGGATTCCGGGTGCTGGCGCGCAACTGGCGCTTTCACCAGTGGGAGCTGGACCTGATCTGCCGCGACCGGGACACGGTGGTCTTCGTGGAGGTCAAGACCCGGCGGGCCGGGTCCATGGGTGCGCCGGGCGAGGCCCTGACGCGTAAAAAGCAGGCCCGGCTGATCAAGGCGGCCAGCCACTACCTGACCGAGCACGACCTGTGGGACGAGCCGTGCCGGTTCGACCTGGCCTCGGTCACGGACACGGGCCGGGTCCTGACCGTGGAACTCGAGGAAAACGTCTTTCAACTGGATGGACAGAGAGCATGA
- the ptsP gene encoding phosphoenolpyruvate--protein phosphotransferase, which produces MADSTLTGIPVATGIAIGKAFFVNRNHMANLPRQIVAAEDMPAEIERLHAAFKAVEGELAAIREQVPEELKSHGSLIDTHMMMLKDPKLSGSAKKYIETLGLNAAWALEKAVSDQEAAFEAIKDQYIRERMQDVRVVAEKVQTKLMGVKTDLSSISGRAIIMAHDLTPADTVELQVDKIMAFATVRGGKTSHTGIMARSLGIPALVGVGRLEEVHDGDLVVIDGLTGKIVVNPTESELAEYNERAALFEDYTRKIRRHCHLPAETFDGSRVMVQANIELVEEVTAVLDNGGEGVGLYRTEYAYLNRTSLPTEDELAEKYIDLAAIMSPRKVVFRTLDLGSDKFISAFGELNETNPAMGLRAIRFCLKNPQLFKTQLRAILRASAYGNVSLMFPMISGVKEVRQAKAWLAQAKAELRREGVDYDPDMPLGTMIELPAAVMIAEFLAQEVDFFSIGTNDLIQYSIGVDRTNRHVSYLYQPLHPATLRAIKLVVDAAHQAGIEVSLCGEVASDPFCVPILLGMGIDSISMTPQAIPGIKRIIRQTNMHDCRLLLKDVLECRTVSRINNLVMDNIFKHFPEEVTFFSSLLENDELPS; this is translated from the coding sequence ATGGCTGACTCGACCCTCACGGGCATACCGGTCGCCACCGGCATTGCCATCGGCAAGGCCTTTTTCGTGAACCGGAATCACATGGCGAACCTGCCCCGGCAGATCGTCGCCGCTGAAGACATGCCCGCGGAGATCGAACGCCTCCACGCCGCCTTCAAGGCCGTGGAGGGCGAACTGGCCGCCATCCGCGAACAGGTGCCCGAGGAACTCAAGAGCCACGGCTCCCTCATCGACACCCACATGATGATGCTCAAGGACCCCAAGCTGTCCGGGTCCGCCAAAAAATACATCGAGACCCTGGGCCTGAACGCGGCCTGGGCGCTGGAAAAGGCCGTCTCCGACCAGGAGGCCGCCTTCGAGGCCATCAAGGACCAGTACATCCGCGAGCGCATGCAGGACGTGCGCGTGGTCGCGGAAAAGGTCCAGACCAAGCTCATGGGCGTGAAGACCGACCTGTCCTCCATCTCGGGGCGGGCCATCATCATGGCCCACGACCTGACCCCGGCGGACACGGTCGAACTCCAGGTGGACAAGATCATGGCCTTCGCCACCGTGCGCGGCGGCAAGACCTCGCACACGGGCATCATGGCCCGGTCGCTGGGCATCCCCGCCCTGGTGGGCGTGGGACGTCTGGAGGAGGTCCACGACGGCGACCTGGTGGTCATCGACGGCCTGACCGGCAAGATCGTGGTCAACCCCACCGAGTCCGAGCTGGCCGAATACAACGAACGCGCCGCCCTGTTCGAGGACTACACGCGCAAGATCCGCCGCCACTGCCACCTGCCCGCCGAGACCTTCGACGGCTCGCGGGTCATGGTCCAGGCCAACATCGAGCTGGTCGAGGAGGTCACGGCGGTCCTGGACAACGGCGGCGAGGGCGTGGGGCTGTATCGCACCGAGTACGCCTACCTCAACCGGACCAGCCTGCCCACCGAGGACGAACTGGCCGAGAAGTACATCGACCTGGCCGCGATCATGTCCCCGCGCAAGGTGGTCTTCCGCACCCTCGACCTGGGCAGCGACAAGTTCATCTCCGCCTTCGGCGAGCTCAACGAGACCAATCCGGCCATGGGGCTGCGGGCCATCCGCTTCTGCCTCAAGAACCCCCAGCTGTTCAAGACCCAGCTGCGGGCCATCCTGCGCGCCTCGGCCTACGGCAACGTCTCGCTCATGTTCCCCATGATCTCGGGCGTGAAGGAAGTCCGCCAGGCCAAGGCGTGGCTGGCCCAGGCCAAGGCCGAGCTTCGGCGCGAGGGCGTGGACTACGACCCGGACATGCCGCTCGGGACCATGATCGAGCTGCCCGCGGCGGTGATGATCGCCGAGTTCCTGGCCCAGGAGGTGGACTTCTTCTCCATCGGGACCAACGACCTGATCCAGTACTCCATCGGCGTGGACCGGACCAACCGGCACGTGTCCTACCTGTACCAGCCCCTGCACCCGGCCACCCTGCGGGCCATCAAGTTGGTGGTTGACGCCGCGCACCAGGCGGGCATAGAAGTGTCCCTCTGCGGCGAGGTGGCCTCGGACCCGTTCTGCGTGCCCATCCTGCTCGGCATGGGCATCGACTCCATCTCCATGACCCCCCAGGCCATTCCCGGCATCAAGCGCATCATCCGGCAGACCAACATGCACGACTGCCGCCTGCTGCTCAAGGACGTCCTGGAGTGCCGCACGGTCAGCCGCATCAACAACCTGGTGATGGACAACATCTTCAAGCATTTCCCGGAGGAAGTGACCTTTTTCTCCTCCCTGCTCGAAAACGACGAGCTGCCCAGCTAG
- a CDS encoding biotin transporter BioY, with the protein MADKRHPDQPRSGSPLPDSPLSDLHRLVWTALLAALIGAGAYLIVPIGPVPVSMQPFFIFLAGYLLGPRHAVMAMGLYLLAGCIGLPVFAGGKSGLGYLYGPTGGYLIGFLGTAFLCGLARTREGGLPWARGLVAGLAGVSLAYLTGAAWLMHALDITWIKAGAVGVLPFIPWDILKVVVALACARHMVRLGLTPGR; encoded by the coding sequence ATGGCCGACAAGCGACATCCCGACCAACCCCGGTCCGGTTCCCCCCTGCCCGACTCCCCCCTGTCGGACCTGCACCGGCTGGTCTGGACCGCGCTCCTGGCCGCCCTCATCGGGGCCGGGGCGTACCTGATCGTGCCCATCGGCCCGGTGCCGGTGTCCATGCAGCCGTTCTTCATCTTCCTGGCCGGGTACCTGCTCGGACCCCGGCACGCGGTCATGGCCATGGGGCTGTACCTCCTGGCCGGGTGCATCGGCCTGCCCGTGTTCGCGGGCGGCAAGTCCGGGCTCGGCTACCTGTACGGGCCCACGGGCGGCTATCTGATCGGCTTCCTGGGCACGGCCTTCCTCTGCGGACTGGCCCGAACCCGCGAGGGCGGGCTGCCCTGGGCGCGCGGTCTGGTCGCCGGGCTGGCGGGCGTGTCCCTGGCCTACCTGACCGGCGCGGCCTGGCTCATGCACGCGCTGGACATTACCTGGATCAAGGCCGGTGCCGTGGGCGTGCTGCCCTTCATCCCCTGGGACATCCTCAAGGTGGTCGTGGCCCTGGCCTGCGCCCGGCACATGGTCCGGCTGGGCCTGACGCCCGGCCGGTAG
- a CDS encoding ribonuclease HII, with amino-acid sequence MAQVLLFGGRSFAATEIAGVDEAGRGCLAGPVVAGACILPAEYDLPGLDDSKKLTAAKREALYPRIREQAVAWGLGVAWPWEIDEINILQATFRAMSRAVWALKAEPRFLRIDGDKLIPGHALQRDIPQECVVQGDGKVPAISAASVLAKTFRDRLMVRLARRYPGYGLAKHMGYGTEAHVAAIRELGPCRLHRLTFRKVRPEEKPQVQGSLF; translated from the coding sequence ATGGCGCAGGTGTTGTTGTTCGGCGGACGGAGTTTTGCGGCGACCGAGATCGCGGGCGTGGACGAGGCGGGGCGGGGGTGTCTGGCCGGGCCGGTGGTGGCCGGGGCGTGCATCCTGCCGGCGGAGTACGACCTGCCGGGGCTGGACGACTCCAAGAAGCTGACCGCCGCGAAGCGCGAGGCGCTCTATCCGCGCATCCGCGAGCAGGCCGTGGCCTGGGGGCTGGGCGTGGCCTGGCCGTGGGAGATCGACGAGATCAACATCCTGCAGGCCACGTTCCGGGCCATGAGCCGGGCCGTGTGGGCCCTGAAGGCCGAGCCGCGCTTCTTGCGCATAGACGGCGACAAGCTCATCCCCGGCCACGCGTTGCAACGCGACATCCCCCAGGAGTGCGTGGTCCAGGGCGACGGCAAGGTCCCGGCCATCTCCGCCGCCTCGGTCCTGGCCAAGACCTTCCGCGACCGGCTCATGGTTCGGCTGGCCCGCCGCTATCCCGGCTACGGCCTGGCCAAACACATGGGCTACGGCACCGAGGCCCACGTGGCGGCCATTCGCGAACTCGGCCCCTGCCGCCTCCACCGGTTGACCTTCCGGAAGGTCCGGCCCGAGGAAAAGCCGCAGGTCCAGGGCAGCCTGTTCTAG
- the trmD gene encoding tRNA (guanosine(37)-N1)-methyltransferase TrmD, with protein MNFHLVSIFPHFFESPLGSGLMSKAVDTGLVGLDFVDVRQFAGGVYKSVDDRPFGGGPGMLLKLDPMVKALDSIPSRGRILMLSPRGKPFTQAQARELALEDDVTLICGRYEGIDERLLDLYPVELVSVGDFVLNGGEAAAVCLVEAVARLLPGFMGHEESGDEESFSAGLLEYPHYTRPEEFDGLTVPEVLRSGDHGRITAWRREQSLTATLRDRPDVLPTARLTVEDIDFLRRLPRTRLGRNLYIALCHYPVTNKFGEKVAVSVTNLDLHDMARVARSYGLGGFYATTPIEDQKALAERLLGHWREGAGAQANPDRAEAFAKVKVFDDIEGAVLDIEAQTGQRPRFAATSARLDRRKQAQPALTFGDVRSWLANSPVLLIFGTGHGLAEEVLSKTDGIVRPLRYLDDYNHLSVRSAVAIIVDRLVADEY; from the coding sequence ATGAATTTCCACCTCGTCTCCATCTTCCCGCACTTCTTCGAGTCCCCCCTGGGCAGCGGGCTCATGTCCAAGGCCGTGGACACCGGCCTGGTGGGCCTGGACTTCGTGGACGTCCGGCAGTTCGCGGGCGGGGTGTACAAGTCCGTGGACGACCGCCCCTTCGGCGGCGGGCCGGGCATGCTCCTCAAGCTCGACCCCATGGTCAAGGCGCTGGACTCCATTCCGTCCAGGGGGCGCATCCTGATGCTCTCCCCGCGCGGCAAGCCGTTCACCCAGGCCCAGGCCCGGGAGCTGGCCCTGGAGGACGACGTGACCCTCATCTGCGGCCGCTACGAGGGCATCGACGAGCGGTTGCTCGACCTCTATCCCGTCGAGCTGGTCTCGGTGGGCGATTTCGTGCTCAACGGCGGCGAGGCCGCGGCGGTCTGCCTGGTGGAGGCCGTGGCCCGGCTCCTGCCCGGCTTCATGGGCCACGAGGAATCCGGCGACGAGGAGTCCTTTTCCGCCGGACTGCTCGAATACCCGCACTATACCCGGCCCGAGGAGTTCGACGGGCTCACTGTGCCCGAGGTCCTGCGCTCCGGAGACCACGGCAGGATCACGGCCTGGCGGCGCGAGCAGTCCCTGACCGCCACCCTGCGCGACCGGCCGGACGTCCTGCCCACGGCCCGCCTGACCGTGGAGGACATCGACTTTCTGCGCCGCTTGCCGCGCACCCGGCTGGGGCGCAACCTGTACATCGCCTTGTGTCACTACCCCGTGACCAACAAGTTCGGCGAAAAGGTGGCCGTGTCCGTGACCAACCTGGACCTGCACGACATGGCCCGCGTGGCCCGCAGCTACGGGCTGGGCGGATTCTACGCCACCACGCCCATCGAGGACCAGAAGGCGCTGGCCGAACGGCTCCTGGGCCACTGGCGGGAGGGCGCGGGCGCGCAGGCCAATCCGGACCGGGCCGAGGCCTTTGCCAAGGTCAAGGTTTTTGACGATATCGAGGGCGCGGTTCTTGACATCGAGGCGCAAACAGGGCAACGTCCCCGCTTCGCGGCCACGTCTGCAAGATTGGATCGCCGCAAACAAGCCCAGCCCGCCCTGACCTTCGGCGATGTGCGAAGCTGGCTCGCCAACTCTCCAGTATTATTGATATTTGGTACTGGACACGGTCTGGCGGAGGAAGTCCTCTCCAAAACCGACGGCATTGTCAGGCCGCTCCGGTATTTGGATGACTACAACCATCTGTCGGTCAGAAGCGCGGTCGCCATCATCGTCGACCGGCTCGTGGCGGATGAGTACTAG
- the rsmI gene encoding 16S rRNA (cytidine(1402)-2'-O)-methyltransferase, with protein MSDTGTLFVVATPLGNADDLSPRARQVLMDADVVLAEDTRRAGLLFQRLGLPRHGRLISFFEHNEDKKLPKVLDLLAEGLRVALISDAGTPLLSDPGFTLVRACREQGFRVTPVPGPSAPVTALSASGLPPLPYTFLGFPPRKKSQTERLFTAHRDTGATLVLFERKTRLKGTLQIAREILGPRDFCVARELTKEYEEFLRGNLDALDGFDFELRGELTVIIAPGGDDGEADEAVILRRIEEETEIGGKPKEIARRVAERSEGWTAKEVYALMRD; from the coding sequence ATGAGCGATACCGGCACCCTGTTTGTCGTGGCCACCCCGCTGGGCAATGCGGACGACCTGTCACCGAGGGCGCGGCAGGTCCTCATGGACGCGGACGTGGTCCTGGCCGAGGACACCCGGCGGGCCGGGCTGCTCTTCCAGCGGCTGGGGCTGCCGCGCCACGGCAGGCTGATCTCCTTTTTCGAGCACAACGAGGACAAGAAGCTGCCCAAGGTCCTGGACCTGCTGGCCGAGGGGCTCCGGGTGGCGCTCATCTCGGACGCGGGCACCCCGCTGCTGTCCGACCCCGGCTTCACCCTGGTGCGCGCCTGCCGCGAGCAGGGGTTCCGGGTCACGCCCGTGCCAGGCCCGTCCGCCCCGGTCACGGCCCTGTCGGCCTCGGGGCTGCCGCCCCTGCCCTACACCTTCCTGGGCTTTCCGCCGCGCAAGAAGAGCCAGACCGAGCGGCTGTTCACGGCCCACCGCGACACCGGGGCCACCCTGGTCCTGTTCGAGCGCAAGACCCGGCTCAAGGGCACCCTCCAGATCGCCCGCGAGATCCTGGGCCCACGCGACTTCTGCGTGGCCCGCGAGCTGACCAAGGAGTACGAGGAGTTCCTGCGCGGCAACCTCGACGCCCTGGACGGGTTCGACTTCGAGCTGCGCGGCGAGCTGACGGTCATCATCGCCCCCGGCGGGGACGACGGCGAGGCGGACGAGGCGGTCATCCTCAGGCGCATCGAGGAGGAGACCGAGATCGGCGGCAAGCCCAAGGAGATCGCCCGCCGCGTGGCCGAGCGCAGCGAAGGCTGGACCGCCAAGGAAGTCTACGCCCTCATGCGCGACTGA
- the bioB gene encoding biotin synthase BioB — protein MNLSSIARKGLDGVLPSDAEILFLIAQAQERLPELLGHARRIREARFGNRVGLCAIVNAKSGTCSEDCAFCAQSGHHAAHSPEYPLLPTGEIAAAADRARASGATRFGIVASGKLVGGRDLDGFERAVRAVAGVGLTPDLSPGLLDRAQLARLKRAGLAGYHHNLETSATHFPRMCTTHAYQEDVDAVRAGLDAGLYVCSGGIFGIGETWDDRVELALLLRELGVPSVPMNFLTPIPGTPLEHRAPLAPEEALAIVALYRFLLPDRHLRICGGRPTVFGEARLEPLTAGADGLMIGDYLTTRGNDAASDLEDMRRAGLAPAKE, from the coding sequence ATGAACCTGTCGAGCATTGCCCGCAAAGGGCTTGACGGCGTCCTGCCCTCGGACGCCGAGATATTGTTCCTTATTGCACAAGCGCAGGAACGCCTCCCCGAGCTGCTCGGACACGCCCGGCGCATCCGTGAGGCCCGGTTCGGCAACCGGGTGGGGCTGTGCGCCATCGTCAACGCCAAGTCCGGGACCTGTTCCGAGGACTGCGCCTTCTGCGCCCAGTCCGGCCACCACGCGGCGCACAGCCCGGAATATCCCCTGCTGCCCACGGGCGAGATCGCGGCCGCCGCAGACCGGGCCAGGGCGTCCGGGGCGACGCGGTTCGGCATCGTGGCCTCGGGCAAGCTGGTGGGCGGGCGCGACCTGGACGGCTTCGAGCGGGCGGTCCGGGCCGTGGCCGGGGTCGGCCTGACCCCGGACCTGTCGCCGGGCCTGCTGGACCGGGCCCAGCTGGCGCGCCTGAAGCGGGCCGGGCTCGCGGGCTACCACCACAACCTGGAGACCTCGGCCACGCATTTCCCCCGCATGTGCACCACCCATGCGTACCAGGAGGACGTCGATGCGGTCCGGGCCGGGCTCGACGCCGGGCTGTACGTCTGTTCGGGCGGCATCTTCGGCATCGGCGAGACCTGGGACGACCGGGTGGAGCTGGCCCTGCTCCTGCGGGAGCTGGGCGTGCCGTCCGTGCCCATGAATTTCCTGACGCCCATTCCGGGCACGCCGCTGGAGCACCGCGCCCCCCTCGCCCCGGAGGAGGCCCTGGCCATCGTCGCCCTGTACCGCTTCCTGCTGCCGGACCGGCACCTGCGCATCTGCGGCGGGCGGCCAACGGTCTTCGGCGAGGCGCGGCTCGAGCCGCTGACCGCCGGGGCCGACGGCCTGATGATCGGCGACTACCTGACCACGCGGGGCAACGACGCGGCCTCGGACCTCGAAGACATGCGCCGGGCCGGACTGGCCCCGGCAAAGGAGTGA
- a CDS encoding biotin transporter BioY encodes MKTTPLTDIHRLTWTALMAALIGAGAWLNLPIGPVPVSLQTFFVALAGFVLGPVRGGLAVGLYLLAGVAGLPVFAGGGSGLGHLFGPTGGFLIGFVPYACIAGLARDDDGISWARGFVFGILGMAVLFVLGVAWLKFSLTLTWARAWALGAAPFLLWGLIKTSLAVITGRHLVRARLLPART; translated from the coding sequence ATGAAGACCACGCCGCTGACCGATATCCACCGCCTGACCTGGACCGCGCTCATGGCCGCCCTCATCGGGGCCGGGGCCTGGCTCAACCTGCCCATCGGCCCGGTGCCGGTGTCCCTCCAGACCTTTTTCGTGGCCCTGGCCGGGTTCGTGCTCGGCCCGGTGCGCGGCGGCCTGGCCGTGGGACTGTACCTCCTGGCCGGGGTCGCCGGACTGCCCGTGTTCGCGGGCGGCGGGTCCGGGCTCGGCCACCTGTTCGGGCCCACCGGCGGCTTCCTGATCGGCTTCGTCCCCTACGCCTGCATCGCCGGACTGGCCCGCGACGACGACGGGATCTCCTGGGCGCGCGGGTTCGTCTTCGGCATCCTCGGCATGGCCGTGCTCTTCGTCCTGGGCGTGGCCTGGCTCAAGTTCTCCCTCACCCTGACCTGGGCCCGGGCCTGGGCGCTGGGCGCGGCCCCGTTCCTGCTCTGGGGGCTGATCAAGACCTCCCTGGCCGTGATCACCGGCCGCCACCTGGTCCGCGCCCGCCTCCTGCCCGCCCGCACCTAG
- the rplS gene encoding 50S ribosomal protein L19, which yields MDIIKKIEAEHIRLDIPEFKAGDTVKVHYRIIEGEKERIQVFQGAVLRRRRGTTGASFTVRKISDGIGVERVFPMNSPFIDRVEVVSEGKVRRSRIYYLRNLRGKAARIKSKQIWE from the coding sequence ATGGACATCATCAAGAAAATCGAAGCCGAACACATCCGTCTGGATATCCCCGAGTTCAAGGCCGGCGACACCGTCAAGGTGCACTACCGGATCATCGAGGGCGAGAAGGAGCGCATCCAGGTCTTCCAGGGCGCTGTCCTGCGTCGCCGTCGCGGCACCACCGGCGCGTCCTTCACCGTGCGCAAGATTTCCGACGGCATCGGCGTGGAGCGCGTGTTCCCCATGAACTCCCCCTTCATCGACCGCGTGGAAGTGGTCTCCGAGGGCAAGGTTCGCCGCAGCCGCATCTACTACCTGCGCAATCTGCGCGGTAAGGCCGCCCGCATCAAGTCCAAGCAGATCTGGGAATAA